A window of Methylothermaceae bacteria B42 contains these coding sequences:
- a CDS encoding acyl-[acyl-carrier-protein]--UDP-N-acetylglucosamine O-acyltransferase, with product MTAGNFIHPSSQIDKTVHLGRRVVIGPFVVVEPGVTIGDGCVIDAHAVIRRGVKLRADNRIHPHVVLGGLPQDLGFKESTRSWLEVGSGNTFREGVTVSRASAEEGVTKIGDNNYFMNHSHVGHDCQVGDNNILASGVALGGFVEVGDRVFFGGGAMVHQFCRIGSLAMIRGTSGVSKDVLPFTLVGGLPVKHYRLNTVGLRRAGINGERYRVLSIAFRRLRHQQGLEDLPETEEIIQLRNWLAVPSKRGMHGFV from the coding sequence ATGACAGCCGGGAACTTCATCCATCCCTCTTCTCAAATTGACAAAACCGTGCATTTAGGTCGGAGAGTGGTCATTGGCCCATTTGTGGTGGTTGAGCCCGGTGTCACTATCGGCGACGGTTGCGTGATCGATGCCCATGCAGTGATTCGCCGCGGGGTCAAGCTGAGGGCGGATAATCGTATTCATCCTCATGTTGTTTTGGGCGGATTGCCGCAGGATCTCGGTTTCAAAGAGTCAACCCGATCCTGGCTTGAGGTTGGCAGTGGCAATACCTTCCGGGAAGGCGTTACGGTAAGCCGGGCCAGTGCCGAGGAAGGTGTGACCAAAATCGGCGATAATAATTATTTTATGAATCACAGTCACGTGGGCCATGATTGCCAGGTGGGGGATAATAATATTCTGGCCTCCGGGGTTGCCTTGGGGGGATTTGTGGAGGTGGGAGACAGGGTGTTTTTCGGTGGCGGGGCGATGGTGCATCAATTTTGCCGGATTGGTAGCCTGGCCATGATCCGGGGCACCAGCGGGGTCAGTAAGGATGTGCTTCCGTTCACCTTGGTGGGTGGCCTTCCGGTCAAGCATTACCGGCTCAATACCGTGGGTTTGAGGCGGGCAGGTATCAACGGCGAGCGTTACCGGGTTTTATCCATAGCCTTTCGCCGTCTCAGGCACCAACAAGGCTTGGAGGATTTGCCGGAAACCGAAGAAATAATACAGCTTCGGAATTGGCTGGCGGTACCCAGCAAAAGGGGGATGCACGGCTTTG